One window from the genome of Rhodopseudomonas sp. P2A-2r encodes:
- a CDS encoding type I secretion system permease/ATPase: MQRGQLRLSHSPKSELGDALRACRGAFLGVGLMSCMINLLYLTGSFFMLEVYDRVLPSRSVPTLVGLIVLAAGLYIAQGVLDLLRGRVLVRVGTSLDEALSARVFQTVVRLPLMAGGRSEGLQPLRDLDNVRAFLSGMGPSALFDLPWLPLYLAICFAFHPMLGLTALVGAIILVALTIATEAMTRAPAREANALAARRSDLAAAGRRNAEVMVAMGMAGRLTRRWEESNQNYLAGNQRTSDVAGGLGAVAKVLRMMLQSAVLGVGAYLVIHQEATAGIIIAGSILSARALAPVDLAIANWKGFVAARQSWHRLNGLLAAVPERSTVTQLQSPTQRLSVENLSVMPPGDQKLVVQDASFALQAGNGLGIIGPSGSGKSSLLRALVGVWQPVRGSVRLDAAALDQWTSDSLGRHIGYLPQDVELFAGSVAQNICRFDPDASSDSIIAAARQAGVHDLIVSMRDGYDTQIGEQGSVLSAGQAQRVALARALYGDPFLIVLDEPNSNLDTEGDEALTRAVRNARARGAIVVVVAHRPIGIDGVDLLLVLKDGRVQAFGPKDTVLAQVLQRPVPQPIKIVADGGVSKP; the protein is encoded by the coding sequence ATGCAGCGCGGCCAGCTACGGTTGTCTCACTCTCCGAAGTCCGAGCTTGGCGACGCACTGCGCGCCTGCCGCGGCGCGTTCCTTGGCGTCGGGCTGATGAGTTGCATGATCAACCTTCTGTATCTCACCGGCTCGTTCTTCATGCTGGAAGTGTACGACCGCGTGCTGCCCAGCCGCAGCGTGCCGACCCTGGTCGGCCTCATTGTCCTCGCCGCCGGCCTGTACATCGCCCAGGGCGTGCTCGACCTGCTGCGCGGCCGTGTCCTGGTCCGGGTCGGCACGTCGCTCGACGAGGCCTTGAGCGCCCGCGTGTTCCAGACCGTGGTGCGCCTGCCGCTGATGGCCGGCGGCCGCAGCGAAGGCCTGCAGCCGCTGCGCGACCTCGACAATGTCCGCGCATTTCTCTCCGGAATGGGACCGAGCGCGCTGTTCGACCTGCCCTGGCTGCCGCTGTATCTGGCGATCTGCTTCGCCTTCCACCCGATGCTCGGCCTGACCGCGCTGGTCGGCGCGATCATCCTGGTGGCGTTGACCATCGCCACCGAAGCCATGACCCGGGCTCCGGCCCGTGAAGCCAATGCGCTGGCGGCGCGGCGCAGCGATCTCGCCGCCGCCGGCCGCCGCAATGCGGAAGTGATGGTGGCGATGGGCATGGCCGGCCGCCTAACCCGCCGCTGGGAGGAGTCGAACCAGAACTATCTCGCCGGCAACCAGCGCACCAGCGACGTCGCCGGCGGCCTGGGCGCGGTGGCCAAGGTGCTGCGCATGATGCTGCAATCGGCGGTGCTCGGCGTCGGCGCCTATCTGGTGATCCATCAGGAGGCGACCGCCGGCATCATCATCGCCGGCTCGATCCTGAGCGCCCGTGCGCTGGCCCCTGTGGACCTGGCGATCGCCAACTGGAAGGGCTTTGTCGCGGCGCGGCAGAGCTGGCACCGGCTCAACGGCCTGCTCGCCGCCGTGCCGGAACGCTCCACGGTGACGCAGTTGCAAAGCCCGACGCAGCGGCTGTCGGTGGAAAATCTTTCCGTGATGCCGCCGGGCGACCAGAAACTGGTGGTGCAGGACGCCAGCTTCGCCCTGCAGGCCGGCAACGGCCTCGGCATCATCGGTCCCTCCGGGTCCGGCAAGTCATCGCTGCTGCGGGCGCTGGTCGGGGTCTGGCAGCCGGTGCGCGGCAGCGTCCGGCTCGACGCCGCCGCCCTGGACCAGTGGACCTCCGACAGCCTCGGCCGCCACATCGGCTATCTGCCGCAGGATGTCGAACTGTTCGCCGGATCGGTGGCGCAGAACATCTGCCGTTTCGATCCCGACGCCTCGTCCGACAGCATCATCGCCGCCGCCAGGCAGGCCGGCGTGCACGATCTGATCGTCAGCATGCGCGACGGCTACGACACCCAGATCGGTGAACAGGGCAGCGTGCTGTCCGCCGGGCAGGCGCAGCGCGTGGCGCTGGCGCGGGCGCTGTATGGCGACCCGTTCCTGATCGTGCTCGACGAGCCGAATTCCAATCTCGACACCGAGGGTGACGAAGCCCTGACCCGAGCGGTCCGCAATGCCCGGGCCCGCGGCGCCATCGTCGTGGTGGTGGCGCACCGGCCGATCGGCATCGACGGCGTCGACCTGCTGCTGGTGCTCAAGGACGGCCGCGTCCAGGCCTTCGGGCCGAAAGACACGGTGCTGGCGCAGGTGCTGCAACGACCGGTGCCGCAGCCGATCAAGATCGTCGCCGACGGCGGGGTCAGCAAGCCATGA
- a CDS encoding M10 family metallopeptidase C-terminal domain-containing protein: protein MHDNGFTPLSHSEVHNTDGSNSVVTSLDAGHGVTLTQTITLGADANFFTTTIDICNNSGATIDNVRFMRNFDPDQDQNPQGTGTYNTFNDVIHNSTDVAIVSAKGPSSGTEVALIGLNGAWHASSYGFTNTDPYAAQAYASPVDPNGALGDRAISLTYDFGTIAAGAHATVTYITTNNVATIGSNALYGTEGADTINGLGGDDLLIGLGGADTFVFSANSGHDTIYDFQKNVDHINLSAIVNTTDVCGWMSSHVAASGADTLITLDAGDTILLHNVAYTSLHASDFIVQSHPV from the coding sequence ATGCACGACAACGGCTTTACGCCGCTTTCCCATTCAGAGGTTCATAATACAGACGGCTCGAATTCGGTCGTCACCAGCCTCGATGCCGGCCATGGCGTCACGCTGACCCAGACCATCACGCTGGGGGCCGACGCCAATTTCTTCACCACCACCATCGACATTTGCAACAACAGCGGCGCGACGATCGACAATGTCCGTTTCATGCGCAACTTCGATCCCGATCAGGATCAGAACCCGCAGGGGACCGGCACCTACAACACCTTCAACGACGTGATTCACAACTCGACTGACGTGGCCATCGTATCCGCCAAAGGCCCTTCCTCCGGGACTGAGGTCGCGCTGATCGGATTGAACGGCGCCTGGCACGCATCGTCATACGGCTTCACAAATACCGATCCATATGCGGCCCAGGCCTATGCTTCGCCGGTCGATCCGAATGGCGCCCTGGGCGACCGGGCGATCTCGCTCACCTATGATTTCGGCACCATCGCCGCAGGCGCCCACGCGACGGTGACCTACATCACCACCAACAACGTTGCCACCATCGGCAGCAACGCCCTGTACGGCACCGAGGGTGCGGACACCATCAACGGGCTGGGTGGCGACGACCTGCTCATCGGCCTTGGCGGCGCCGACACCTTCGTATTTTCAGCCAATTCCGGTCACGACACGATCTACGATTTTCAGAAGAATGTGGACCACATCAATCTGTCCGCCATCGTCAACACGACTGATGTCTGCGGGTGGATGTCCAGCCACGTCGCGGCGAGCGGAGCCGACACATTGATCACCCTGGATGCCGGCGACACCATCCTGCTGCACAACGTGGCCTATACGAGCCTGCATGCCAGCGACTTCATCGTTCAGTCCCATCCGGTCTGA
- a CDS encoding cadherin-like domain-containing protein: protein MPYVAGTGKVVSAVSPANVPAGLDLAKLVTIDPLTGAVSYDPAAFRFLGEGQKLVFTISFDSRSGPDTVHETLTFTIDGVNDAPVITAASLSVTNGGTVVVQLSDIGIVDPDSTSFTFYATATHGSFEILVGSNWVTLASGQAVTSADIAAGHIRFHHDGSGFAPDISVIVSDGSAVSTPFSAHVDFTPGQPDTVYHLTSSEGTIIDVSGHGATNGFVLPGAGNVTTPGTPEDRIVLGYHIGETQIRSSSTDRR from the coding sequence GTGCCCTATGTGGCCGGCACCGGAAAGGTGGTTTCCGCGGTCAGCCCCGCCAACGTTCCAGCGGGCCTCGATCTGGCAAAGCTGGTGACCATCGATCCGCTGACTGGCGCAGTCAGCTACGATCCGGCGGCGTTCCGGTTCCTTGGCGAAGGCCAGAAGCTGGTTTTCACCATCAGCTTCGACAGCCGCTCGGGACCGGACACCGTCCACGAGACCCTGACCTTCACCATCGACGGGGTCAACGATGCGCCGGTGATCACCGCGGCGTCGCTTTCGGTCACCAATGGCGGCACGGTCGTTGTGCAACTGTCCGACATCGGCATTGTCGATCCCGACAGCACCAGCTTCACCTTTTACGCGACAGCGACGCACGGCTCGTTCGAAATCCTGGTCGGCTCGAACTGGGTTACGCTGGCATCTGGCCAAGCGGTGACGTCGGCGGACATCGCCGCCGGCCATATCCGCTTTCATCATGACGGAAGCGGATTTGCGCCGGACATCAGCGTCATCGTCAGTGACGGAAGCGCCGTCAGCACGCCTTTTTCGGCTCACGTCGACTTCACGCCGGGGCAGCCGGACACGGTGTATCACCTGACCTCTTCGGAAGGCACCATCATCGATGTGTCTGGACACGGCGCGACCAACGGTTTCGTCCTCCCCGGCGCCGGTAATGTGACCACGCCTGGCACGCCGGAAGACCGCATCGTGCTCGGCTATCACATCGGGGAGACCCAAATCCGGTCGTCGTCAACGGATCGCCGCTGA
- a CDS encoding transglutaminase-like cysteine peptidase produces the protein MLSFKWAPSWRAGLLACGLALCGPAFAVADTMHPDGIQAAAPAAGPFGLASAPVEGGELRDKWLGAEREIEAELLAITLCQEDRARCGSPAALRLLGIVDEAVAHDGRARLGEVNRAINLAIRPASDLALYGAVDVWRSPLALLAEGAGDCEDYAIAKLVALRVAGIAADDLRLVILRDLGRHEDHAVAAVRLDGNWLLLDNRRMAMVEDSHVRQIRPLFVIDRSGVRQYLDTPLLADKVPPAASSAGLMKLALLAGSSAPAGHPGLSS, from the coding sequence ATGTTGAGTTTCAAATGGGCGCCGTCATGGCGCGCCGGATTGCTGGCCTGCGGTCTGGCCCTGTGCGGTCCGGCCTTTGCGGTGGCCGATACAATGCATCCGGACGGGATCCAAGCTGCAGCACCGGCCGCCGGTCCGTTCGGACTTGCCTCCGCGCCGGTTGAGGGCGGCGAGTTGCGCGACAAATGGCTGGGCGCGGAGCGGGAAATCGAGGCCGAGCTGCTGGCCATCACCCTGTGCCAGGAGGATCGCGCGCGGTGCGGCTCGCCGGCCGCCCTGCGACTGCTCGGGATCGTCGATGAGGCCGTGGCGCATGATGGCCGGGCCCGGCTCGGCGAGGTCAACCGCGCCATCAACCTGGCGATCCGACCCGCCAGCGATCTTGCGCTGTATGGCGCCGTCGACGTGTGGCGTTCGCCGCTGGCGCTGCTGGCCGAAGGCGCCGGTGATTGCGAGGACTACGCCATCGCCAAGCTGGTGGCGCTGCGCGTGGCGGGCATCGCCGCCGACGATCTGCGCCTCGTGATTCTGCGCGACCTCGGGCGCCATGAGGACCACGCGGTCGCCGCCGTCAGGCTGGATGGCAACTGGCTGCTGCTCGACAACCGGCGCATGGCCATGGTCGAGGACAGCCATGTCAGGCAGATCCGGCCACTGTTCGTCATCGATCGCTCCGGCGTCCGGCAATACCTCGACACGCCGCTGCTTGCGGACAAGGTGCCGCCCGCTGCGTCATCCGCCGGCCTGATGAAGCTGGCACTGCTCGCCGGGTCGTCAGCGCCTGCCGGCCACCCGGGACTCTCGAGCTAG
- a CDS encoding methyl-accepting chemotaxis protein — protein sequence MKLLNNLPISAKLGILVGVTLLGLCAAGFQATRLVSQEMIAARMDQIHAIVDTARNLAIGLQKQVEAGEMTKDAAIKEFSRRARTMTYDNGSGYIFAYDMDGVTIAAPDPKAIGSNRLDVKTNGRALSRELRDGVAAKGDVTLYYEYMKPGEKEPIRKVSYAVAIPGWNMFAGTGTYIDDLDAKLKPIIWSLALALFGIAAVAGLIAWFVARSITGPLGLLGARMKNLAAGKIEADIPGAGRRDEIGAMAATVQVFKDSAIRMRSLEQEEAAMQTRVAAERRAAMIGLADGFERSVTGVVKSVANSAAGMQATATSMTATAGETSDRVSTVSAASDKALGNVQTVAAAAEELAASVQEISRQVAQSTEIARQAVSEAGRTNSTVQLLSGAAEKIGVVVQLIHNIAEQTNLLALNATIEAARAGEAGRGFAVVASEVKALATQTAKATEEISAQVSSMQSSTGDAVAAIASIASTIEKMSDISLAISSSVEQQGSATREIAQNIQAASAGSSEIASHIGGVNTAASATGRAAGEVLAEARELDGHASMLQSAVADFLRQVRAA from the coding sequence GTGAAATTGCTCAACAACCTGCCGATCTCCGCCAAGCTCGGCATTCTCGTCGGCGTCACCCTGCTCGGCCTGTGCGCCGCCGGCTTTCAGGCAACGCGCCTGGTCAGCCAGGAGATGATTGCGGCGCGGATGGACCAGATTCACGCCATCGTCGACACCGCGCGCAACCTGGCGATCGGATTGCAGAAGCAGGTCGAGGCCGGCGAAATGACCAAGGACGCCGCGATCAAGGAATTTTCCCGACGCGCCCGCACCATGACCTACGACAACGGCAGCGGCTATATCTTCGCCTACGACATGGACGGCGTCACCATCGCCGCGCCCGACCCGAAGGCCATCGGCAGCAACCGGCTCGACGTCAAGACCAACGGCCGCGCGCTGTCGCGCGAGTTGCGCGACGGCGTCGCCGCCAAAGGCGACGTCACGCTGTACTACGAATACATGAAGCCCGGCGAAAAGGAGCCGATCCGCAAGGTGTCCTATGCGGTGGCGATTCCCGGCTGGAACATGTTTGCCGGCACCGGCACCTATATCGACGACCTCGACGCGAAGCTGAAGCCGATCATCTGGTCGCTGGCGCTGGCGCTGTTCGGCATTGCCGCGGTCGCCGGGCTGATCGCCTGGTTCGTCGCCCGCAGCATCACCGGGCCGCTCGGCCTGCTCGGTGCACGCATGAAGAACCTCGCTGCCGGCAAGATCGAAGCCGACATCCCCGGGGCCGGCCGCCGCGACGAGATCGGCGCCATGGCTGCAACGGTGCAGGTGTTCAAGGACAGCGCCATCCGGATGCGCAGCCTCGAACAGGAGGAAGCGGCCATGCAGACGCGCGTCGCCGCCGAACGGCGCGCCGCCATGATCGGCCTGGCCGACGGCTTCGAACGCAGCGTCACCGGCGTGGTGAAGTCGGTGGCAAATTCCGCGGCCGGCATGCAGGCCACGGCCACGTCCATGACGGCCACCGCCGGCGAGACCAGCGACCGCGTCTCCACCGTGAGCGCCGCGTCGGACAAGGCACTGGGCAATGTGCAGACCGTGGCCGCCGCCGCGGAAGAACTCGCGGCCTCGGTGCAGGAAATCTCCCGTCAGGTGGCGCAGTCCACCGAAATCGCGCGGCAGGCGGTGAGCGAAGCGGGCCGCACCAACTCCACAGTGCAACTGCTGTCCGGCGCCGCCGAAAAGATCGGCGTGGTGGTGCAGCTCATTCACAATATCGCCGAACAGACCAACCTGCTGGCGCTGAACGCCACCATCGAGGCAGCGCGCGCCGGCGAGGCCGGTCGCGGCTTCGCCGTGGTGGCCTCCGAGGTCAAGGCGCTGGCGACCCAGACCGCCAAGGCCACCGAGGAAATCTCCGCGCAGGTCTCGAGCATGCAGTCGTCCACCGGTGACGCCGTTGCGGCGATCGCCAGCATTGCGTCCACCATCGAGAAGATGAGCGACATTTCGCTGGCGATCTCCTCGTCGGTCGAGCAGCAAGGCTCCGCCACCCGCGAGATCGCCCAAAACATCCAGGCCGCTTCCGCCGGGTCCAGCGAGATCGCCAGCCATATCGGCGGCGTCAACACCGCCGCCTCGGCGACCGGTCGGGCTGCCGGCGAGGTCCTAGCCGAGGCGCGCGAACTCGACGGACACGCCAGCATGCTGCAATCGGCGGTGGCAGACTTCCTGCGACAGGTCCGCGCGGCCTAG
- a CDS encoding LLM class flavin-dependent oxidoreductase — translation MARVKFGAFLAPHHPIGEHPMLQFRRDLDLAEQLDALGYDEFWCGEHHSSGWEMIASPEMFLAAAGERTKRIMLGTGVVSLPYHHPYNVAQRMVQLDHMTGGRAIFGSGPGALASDAHTLGIDPMTQRDRQDEAIAIIRRLFNGERVTAKSDWFTMNDAALQILPLQEEMPFVVASQISPSGMTLAGKYGIGIISLGSMSTQGLMALPTQWGFAEDAAKKHGTTVDRANWRVLLSWHIAETREQAEREAGPGLMRWHNEYNVKTLQRPGLQPFTSPEDAIEKTAGGESAASTIGTPDDLVRTIKNLMAVSGGVGTIIGFVHDWANPENTRRSWDMVARYVVPEINGHIAALRRSQTFVIENRAIFERAGQAVMAKIMENDKAAAALSHTGPGRVAIPLVNAPDLQQTKA, via the coding sequence CCGCCGGGATCTCGATCTGGCGGAGCAGCTGGATGCACTCGGCTACGACGAGTTCTGGTGCGGCGAGCACCATTCCTCCGGCTGGGAGATGATCGCCTCGCCCGAGATGTTTCTGGCCGCAGCCGGCGAGCGCACCAAGCGCATCATGCTCGGCACCGGCGTGGTGTCGCTGCCCTATCACCACCCCTACAATGTGGCACAGCGCATGGTGCAGCTCGACCACATGACCGGCGGCCGTGCCATCTTCGGCTCCGGCCCGGGCGCACTGGCCTCCGACGCCCATACGCTGGGTATCGATCCCATGACCCAGCGCGACCGCCAGGACGAAGCCATCGCGATCATTCGCCGGCTGTTCAATGGCGAGCGCGTCACCGCGAAGAGCGACTGGTTCACCATGAACGATGCGGCGCTGCAGATCCTGCCGCTGCAGGAGGAGATGCCGTTCGTGGTGGCGTCGCAGATCTCGCCCTCGGGCATGACGCTGGCCGGCAAATACGGCATCGGCATCATCTCGCTGGGGTCGATGTCGACGCAGGGACTGATGGCGCTGCCGACGCAATGGGGTTTTGCGGAAGACGCCGCGAAGAAGCACGGCACCACGGTGGACCGCGCCAACTGGCGCGTGCTGCTGAGCTGGCACATCGCCGAGACGCGTGAGCAGGCGGAACGCGAGGCCGGCCCCGGCCTGATGCGCTGGCACAACGAATACAACGTCAAGACCCTGCAGCGTCCGGGCCTGCAGCCGTTCACGTCGCCGGAGGACGCTATCGAGAAGACCGCCGGCGGCGAGAGTGCGGCCTCCACCATCGGCACCCCCGACGATCTGGTCAGGACCATCAAGAACCTGATGGCCGTGTCGGGAGGCGTCGGCACCATCATCGGCTTCGTACACGACTGGGCCAACCCGGAAAACACGCGGCGCAGCTGGGACATGGTGGCGCGCTACGTGGTGCCGGAGATCAACGGGCATATCGCGGCCTTGCGCAGGTCGCAGACCTTCGTGATCGAGAACCGCGCCATTTTCGAGCGTGCGGGTCAGGCCGTGATGGCCAAGATCATGGAGAACGACAAGGCCGCGGCGGCGCTGTCGCACACCGGCCCCGGCCGCGTCGCCATCCCCTTGGTCAACGCGCCGGACCTGCAGCAGACGAAAGCGTAG